The genomic region ATTCCTCAAAAATACATTAAAATCAGACGAACCGATTTGAAAAAAACGATAAAAATTTATACTTTTGATCATCCCAATAAAACAGTGTGGGTAGAAAATATCCAAAGTGATCAGTGGGATAAAGTTAAAAATGAATTTTATGCCTCTGAAGATATTCTTACACTCTTTTTTAATTTCAAAAACTATTTAAAAGTACGTGAAGATAGACCGTTTTATGTAATAGGTGGCAACCGAAAAGATGGACGTATCGATGTGGTTTTCCCTAATCCAAAAGTGTTGAAAGAGATGCAAAAGGAGATAGAGACGGAGGATGGAGATTTTATGAAAGTCGTTCTAAACGACCGAATCTTTAGCAGTGCGAACGGAGAACTCCTCATTAATCTAAGCCGTGACGGACTGTGCAACAAAGCGGTACTTGAAGACGTATTGCTCTTCGGCGATATCGTAG from Sulfuricurvum sp. harbors:
- a CDS encoding DUF3108 domain-containing protein, whose amino-acid sequence is MKKIVLLLLVLSQIAGAKVLTATYEVSFGVFQTMGIADARFETNDDDTYSIRIEARTTGIAKLLTNNRVETYESYGHIVNGVLIPQKYIKIRRTDLKKTIKIYTFDHPNKTVWVENIQSDQWDKVKNEFYASEDILTLFFNFKNYLKVREDRPFYVIGGNRKDGRIDVVFPNPKVLKEMQKEIETEDGDFMKVVLNDRIFSSANGELLINLSRDGLCNKAVLEDVLLFGDIVGVRVR